In a single window of the Pleurodeles waltl isolate 20211129_DDA chromosome 4_2, aPleWal1.hap1.20221129, whole genome shotgun sequence genome:
- the MISP3 gene encoding uncharacterized protein MISP3, which translates to MSQSDPAGMDAHLTQERCSGEMPSAGHASHCPKKGDVAGSVATEQTEAEREPSCTVSKTLCSGCQGETLAGTICRHCKEGSEGVPCLKEHVEGPDNSCDAGEGNQDPNRTFQDDIQREGYANANHEHQDGTHQEGHQDASFGCYDKTQETPQDSSTASLGDTQTEVRPDASTGCYDASQQIESTGSHDDTQREGPVAPSIPPHDNTEGGHSDASIDLCGVTQLRDSLPSCYDDTQSEVSSDTSHMCPGVTDDDVAGSAKGEASSHTDSGEASPAGAPSLQQGEGAAFPASAQAPSPGATTCSTQPGSGDGAWGGAVAQGLDVSSAGGARRDNREQGAAAPPDSPQEPQVPGRALPAEPANQSWQPERAEHGAPATSQEAGPPATTQKKEATAASQESGTPTESQETGAPTIAGQEISVTTTNQEEQQAKGQEIGAQTTASQETGAELTKAGIDSASTGQSLGTIYTRKEITPETTLQGTSGPSASSGTSDPSTVDIFNTDPSVKDTTSCSTAEAITACATAEGSTAPTNPKDLAAPSVGSHKTKGPMEVEQDDYMSDSGVSADFSPGSTLEMDVEPTNETPIEREIRRHAEREEMLRKERGIPSAADHQQYVEVKMKPILSRAPADTLLPKEKERQRAGAQMQREIRIESQREEDLVQLGKVMGAYDRGLAQELHQKKMVFEQKAETSAVDLASLKKLNRPSYGEAEPPNQASGRGAEPIPRQGTSPVAMAQHRGNWEKKGPSYAEANGSNVIILDYNVLLHQAPSGREQPAHKQGSSMGPSQSNDSHSMTNGLPGTTIVSTSGPHLRTINVPQNSSNSTQPGIANFSVNASQNASNLGPSNLTSGSSLNPPSPRADQTIQENPFFRLRSKSPQSLLEQEIREVQERESELRRMRRSLYGGQVTEDTSSPAHEPFTEPESDSGQAERPYSGKLEVTWPPRSSGTEVEQEGRTSSMMRQKSPLVQRWETGMVSSQQSQDEEE; encoded by the exons ATGTCTCAATCTGACCCAGCTGGCATGGACGCACACTTAACACAAGAAAGATGTTCTGGCGAGATGCCTTCAGCAGGTCATGCCAGCCACTGCCCCAAGAAAGGTGACGTTGCTGGGAGTGTGGCCACtgaacaaacagaggcagaaagagaGCCTAGCTGTACCGTGTCCAAAACTCTATGCTCTGGATGCCAGGGGGAGACTCTAGCTGGGACCATCTGTAGACACTGCAAGGAAGGATCTGAGGGGGTGCCATGCCTTAAAGAGCATGTTGAAGGCCCTGACAACTCCTGTGATGCTGGGGAGGGTAACCAAGACCCCAACCGCACGTTCCAAGATGATATCCAACGGGAGGGATATGCAAATGCCAACCACGAACATCAGGATGGCACCCACCAAGAGGGGCACCAAGATGCAAGCTTTGGCTGCTACGACAAAACACAAGAGACCCCTCAAGATTCAAGCACAGCATCCCTTGGCGACACACAAACAGAAGTACGCCCAGATGCAAGCACTGGCTGCTACGACGCCTCACAACAAATAGAAAGCACTGGGTCCCATGACGACACACAGCGAGAAGGACCTGTGGCCCCAAGCATCCCTCCTCATGACAACACCGAGGGGGGACACTCAGATGCAAGTATCGATTTGTGTGGcgtcacccagctgagagactcacTCCCCAGCTGCTATGACGACACACAGAGTGAGGTGTCTTCAGATACCAGCCACATGTGCCCTGGGGTCACTGACGACGACGTGGCCGGGAGTGCCAAGGGTGAAGCCTCCTCGCACACCGACAGCGGAGAGGCGAGTCCAGCCGGAGCCCCGAGTCTCCAGCAGGGGGAGGGCGCGGCCTTTCCCGCGAGTGCACAGGCCCCGTCTCCCGGAGCAACAACCTGCAGCACACAGCCTGGCAGCGGTGACGGGGCGTGGGGCGGTGCGGTGGCACAAGGGCTGGATGTTAGTTCAGCAGGTGGAGCGAGGCGAGATAACAGGGAGCAGGGCGCGGCTGCGCCACCAGACAGCCCACAGGAACCCCAGGTGCCAGGGCGAGCACTGCCGGCAGAGCCTGCAAATCAGAGCTGGCAGCCAGAGAGGGCAGAACACGGAGCACCAGCAACCAGCCAAGAAGCCGGGCCTCCGGCGACAACCCAAAAGAAGGAAGCCACAGCAGCAAGTCAAGAGAGCGGAACTCCAACAGAAAGCCAGGAGACCGGAGCGCCGACGATAGCAGGCCAAGAGATCAGTGTTACAACAACAAACCAAGAGGAACAGCAAGCAAAAGGCCAAGAAATCGGGGCTCAAACGACCGCAAGTCAAGAGACAGGAGCTGAGTTGACAAAGGCAGGCATTGACTCTGCCAGTACAGGCCAGAGCTTGGGAACAATATACACAAGGAAGGAAATCACACCTGAAACCACCCTGCAGGGCACCTCTGGTCCCTCAGCATCGTCAGGTACTTCAGATCCGTCCACTGTTGACATTTTTAACACTGACCCTTCTGTTAAAGATACAACCTCTTGCTCTACAGCTGAGGCCATAACTGCTTGTGCCACTGCTGAGGGCTCCACCGCTCCCACCAACCCGAAGGACCTTGCTGCTCCATCTGTCGGCAGTCACAAAACGAAAGGTCCAATGGAGGTGGAACAGGACGACTACATGAGCGACAGCGGGGTGTCAGCAGACTTCTCACCTGGAAGCACCTTGGAGATGGACGTTGAACCAACCAATGAGACACCCATTGAGCGGGAGATTCGACGGCATGCTGAGCGCGAGGAGATGCTACGCAAGGAGCGTGGTATACCCTCAGCTGCTGACCACCAACAGTATGTAGAGGTGAAGATGAAGCCCATACTAAGCCGTGCACCAGCCGACACACTATTGCCCAAGGAGAAGGAGCGCCAGCGTGCTGGTGCCCAGATGCAGCGCGAGATCCGCATAGAGAGTCAAAGGGAAGAGGACCTGGTACAGCTTGGCAAGGTGATGGGTGCCTATGACCGTGGCTTAGCACAGGAACTTCACCAGAAGAAGATGGTCTTTGAGCAGAAGGCAGAAACGTCTGCTGTGGACCTAGCTTCGCTCAAGAAGCTCAACCGTCCATCATATGGGGAGGCTGAACCACCCAACCAAGCTTCGGGCAGAGGGGCTGAGCCCATTCCTCGCCAGGGTACATCTCCAGTGGCCATGGCTCAGCACCGGGGCAACTGGGAGAAGAAAGGCCCTTCCTATGCCGAGGCCAACGGCAGCAATGTGATCATCTTGGACTACAATGTGCTCCTGCACCAAGCACCTTCTGGAAGGGAGCAGCCAGCCCATAAGCAAGGGAGCAGCATGGGGCCTTCTCAGTCCAATGACTCCCACAGCATGACCAATGGCCTGCCGGGGACCACCATAGTTTCCACCAGTGGCCCTCATTTGCGAACCATCAATGTTCCTCAAAACTCGTCCAACAGCACTCAGCCAGGAATTGCCAACTTTTCAGTCAATGCTAGCCAAAATGCATCCAATTTGGGCCCATCCAACCTCACCTCCGGGAGCTCACTGAATCCTCCCTCACCCAGGGCGGATCAAACTATCCAGGAGAACCCCTTCTTCCGACTGAGGTCCAAGAGCCCTCAGTCATTGCTGGAGCAGGAAATCCGTGAGGTGCAGGAGCGAGAGAGTGAACTTCGCAGGATGCGGCGAAGCCTGTATGGGGGCCAGGTGACGGAGGACACCTCCAGTCCGGCCCATGAGCCCTTCACTGAACCGGAGTCAGACTCGGGACAGGCAG AACGGCCATATTCTGGGAAGCTGGAAGTGACGTGGCCACCAAGAAGTTCTGGAACTGAGGTTGAACAG GAGGGCAGGACTTCTAGCATGATGCGTCAGAAGAGTCCCTTGGTGCAGCGTTGGGAAACAGGAATGGTTTCCAGTCAGCAGTCGCAAGACGAGGAGGAGTAG